The following proteins come from a genomic window of Miscanthus floridulus cultivar M001 chromosome 2, ASM1932011v1, whole genome shotgun sequence:
- the LOC136536521 gene encoding uncharacterized mitochondrial protein AtMg00810-like: MSNCKLATTPIDAKGKLSADGPKIDDAKKYRSLAGALQYLTVTCPDLAFAVQQACLHMHDPRAPHQAMLKRILWYIRGTSDMGLCLHASANLDVTAYSDADWTGYPETHRSTSGCSVLLGDALVSLSSKRQPTVSRSSAEAEYRAAVGCYSCLLQKI, translated from the coding sequence ATGTCCAACTGCAAGTTGGCGACCACGCCCATTGACGCCAAGGGGAAACTCTCCGCCGACGGACCGAAGATCGACGACGCCAAGAAATACAGGAGCCTGGCCGGCGCACTGCAATACCTCACGGTAACGTGCCCGGACCTGGCCTTCGCAGTTCAGCAGGCGTGTCTTCATATGCACGATCCACGTGCACCTCATCAAGCTATGTTGAAGCGCATTCTGTGGTACATCCGGGGAACGAGCGACATGGGTTTGTGCCTCCATGCCAGCGCCAACCTCGACGTCACGGCGTACTCCGATGCCGACTGGACAGGCTACCCCGAGACTCACCGTTCGACGTCAGGCTGCAGTGTCTTATTGGGCGATGCCCTGGTGTCCTTGTCGTCAAAGAGACAGCCCACCGTCTCTCGATCGAGCGCTGAAGCGGAGTACAGGGCCGCTGTTGGCTGCTATTCCTGTCTTCTACAGAAGATATGA
- the LOC136538749 gene encoding cytochrome P450 89A2-like translates to MDATQPNRPMDATRLFLGALLLLLPAALLLLLRARGRRRLPPGPPSLPLLGSVVWLTNSPAEIEALLRRLFERYGPVVALRIGARFSVFVADRRIAHEALVDRGAALADRPALASVRLLGENENSITRASYGPVWRLLRRNLVAETLHPSRVKLFAPARAWVRRVLVEKLAEPGPDAAPPRVVETFQYAMFCLLVLMCFGERLDEPAVRAIASAQREGLIYRSKNMQVFSFFPAVTKHLFRARLDKARELRRRVKELFLPLINARREYKKRAGEPKGETTFEHSYVDTLLDIKLHEDGDRPLTNDEICILCSEFLDAGTDTTSTGLQWIMAELVKNPAIQEKLYNEVKAAIDDDKEGVSEEDVHKMPYLKAVILEALRKHPPAHFVLPHKAAEDMEIGGYLIPMGTTVNFMVAEMSRDEQEWKNPMEFSPERFLPGGDGEGVDVTGTKGIRMMPFGVGRRICAGLGIAMLHLEYFVANMVLEYEWKEVPGYEVDFAEKNEFTVVMKKPLRPRLAPRRSHLN, encoded by the coding sequence ATGGACGCGACGCAACCGAACCGACCAATGGACGCCACGCGACTCTTCCTTggcgcgctcctcctcctcctcccggccgcgctcctgctcctgctccgcgCGCGGGGCAGGCGCCGCCTCCCCCCGGGCCCGCCGTCGCTGCCTTTGCTCGGCAGCGTGGTCTGGCTCACCAACTCGCCCGCCGAGATCGAAGCCCTGCTGCGGCGCCTCTTCGAGCGGTACGGCCCCGTCGTGGCGCTCCGCATCGGGGCGCGCTTCTCCGTCTTCGTCGCGGACCGCCGCATCGCGCACGAGGCGCTCGTCGACCGCGGCGCGGCGCTGGCGGACCGCCCGGCGCTCGCGTCGGTCAGGCTCCTCGGCGAGAACGAGAACAGCATCACCCGCGCCAGCTACGGGCCCGTGTGGCGCCTCCTGCGCCGCAACCTCGTTGCCGAGACGCTGCACCCGTCGCGGGTGAAGCTCTTCGCACCGGCGCGCGCGTGGGTGCGCCGCGTGCTCGTCGAGAAGCTCGCGGAGCCCgggcccgacgccgcgccgcccCGCGTCGTGGAGACGTTCCAGTACGCCATGTTCTGCCTCCTCGTGCTTATGTGCTTCGGCGAGCGCCTCGACGAGCCCGCGGTGCGCGCGATCGCTTCTGCGCAGCGGGAGGGACTCATCTACCGCTCCAAGAACATGCAGGTCTTCTCCTTCTTCCCGGCTGTCACCAAGCACCTCTTCCGCGCTCGGCTCGATAAAGCACGGGAGCTGCGGCGGCGCGTCAAGGAGCTCTTTCTTCCGCTTATCAACGCGCGTCGGGAGTACAAGAAGCGGGCAGGCGAGCCGAAAGGGGAAACCACGTTCGAGCACTCGTACGTGGACACGCTGCTCGACATCAAGCTTCACGAGGACGGCGATCGCCCGCTCACCAACGACGAGATTTGCATCCTATGTTCCGAGTTCCTCGACGCCGGTACGGACACCACGTCCACAGGGCTGCAGTGGATCATGGCCGAGCTTGTAAAAAACCCAGCCATCCAGGAGAAGCTCTACAACGAGGTCAAGGCTGCCATCGACGACGACAAGGAAGGGGTCTCAGAGGAGGACGTCCACAAGATGCCATACCTCAAGGCGGTGATCCTCGAGGCCCTCCGGAAGCACCCGCCGGCCCACTTCGTGCTGCCGCACAAGGCGGCGGAGGACATGGAAATCGGCGGCTACCTGATCCCCATGGGCACAACGGTGAACTTCATGGTGGCCGAGATGAGCCGGGACGAGCAGGAATGGAAGAACCCGATGGAGTTCTCGCCAGAGCGGTTCCTTCCCGGCGGCGATGGCGAGGGCGTAGACGTGACGGGCACCAAGGGGATCAGGATGATGCCGTTCGGCGTGGGCCGGAGGATCTGCGCGGGGCTTGGCATCGCCATGCTGCACCTGGAGTACTTCGTTGCCAATATGGTGCTGGAGTACGAGTGGAAAGAGGTGCCCGGCTACGAGGTGGACTTCGCCGAGAAGAACGAGTTCACTGTCGTCATGAAGAAGCCGCTACGCCCGCGCCTTGCGCCTAGGAGGTCTCATTTGAACTAG